The genomic segment CCTCGTAGAGGCGGGTCGGCTCGGCTTCGCGGATGTAGTGGCCGTTGATGTTCTCGAGCTTGACGAAGTCGAAGCGCGCGGCGCCCTTGTTCAGCGAATCCAAAGAGAACCAATCCACCATCTGGTCGGTGGTGAAGATCTCGTCGTCCCCATGCGACCAGCCGAGCCGCGCCAGGTAGTTGCGCATGGCCTCGGGCAGGTAACCCATCTGCCGGTAGGCTTCCACGCCCAGCGCACCATGGCGCTTGGAGAGCTTGGCACCATCGGGGCCATGGATCAGGGGGATGTGGGCCATGTCAGGCACTTCCCAACCCATACCGTTATAAATCACGATCTGGCGGGCCGCGTTGGTGAGGTGATCGTCGCCGCGGATGATGTGCGTGACGCCCATGTCATGGTCGTCCACGACCACCGCGAGCATGTAGGTCGGCGTGCCGTCCGAACGCAGGATGATGAAATCGTCAAGGTTCTCCGCCTTGAAGACGACCTTACCCTGCACGTGGTCCTGTACCACGATTTCTCCGGAGAGCGGCGCCTTGATGCGGATGACCGGAGCCACCCCGACAGGGGCCTCTGACGGGTCGCGATCACGCCAATAACCGTTGTAGCGCGGGGGCTTGCCTGCGGCGCGAGCCTCCTCGCGCATCTGGTTCAATTCCTCCGGCGAGCAGTAGCACTTGTAAGCCATGCCGCGTTCGAGAAGCTCGTGGGCGACCTCGGCATGGCGCGCGGCGCGGCCGAACTGCAGGATGGGATCGCCATCCCAATCCAGGCCCAGCCAGCGCAGCCCGTCATAGATCGCCTCGATAGCCGCATCGGTCGAGCGCTCGCGATCGGTATCCTCGATACGCAGCAGCATCTTGCCGCCCGTATGTCGTGAAAAAGCCCAATTGAACAAAGCCGTCCGAGCGCCACCAATATGCAGATAACCGGTGGGCGAAGGAGCGAAACGGGTGATGACGGGCTTTGACATGGCTCGCGACGGGAAAGGAGAAACAACCGGCCCCGTGTGTATCACAGGACCGGCTCAGCGCAAGGGCAGGCTCGCCCGATGAGCCAGACCACCGAAATCGAGATCGAACTGCGCGGTACCGGCCCGCCTGAGGGCAGGGCACGGCAGACGCCTACGCCAGCGCCGCCGGCCATCCTGCCGAAGCGGGACGTGAGGCACGGCCTGCGGGCCGCCATCGGCCAAGCGCTCGAGGAGCGGCGCCTTTTCGTGCTGCTGCCATTCTGCGTGATCGCCGGGCTCATCGCCTCGCTGGAAGTGTCTTCGGCCCCTCAACCCTGGGTGTTGATTGCGGACGGCGTCGCCCTCACGCTGATACTAGCGGCCTCGACGCAGGCATTGACCACCTTGCGGCTGGCCACAGTGGCCACGGCGTTCTGGCTGGGTTTTTCGCTGCTGGCGATCCATGGGGCGCTTTTCGGAACCCCCATGCTCTCGCAACCCGCCTACGGCACCTTCCAGGCGCGGGTCGACGAAATCATCTCCAAGACCGGCAGCCAGCAACGGATCGTAGTGTCCGACATAAGGCCAGTGGCCGAGACCAGGGGCATCGAGGTGCGTCGCGCGCGCGTATTCGTCCGCGCCGGACCCGACCTGGAGCCAGGCGATATCATCGAGACGAGGTTCCGTTTCTATTCCGTTCCGGGCCCGGCCGTCCCGGGAGCTTTCGACGCCCAGTTCCACTCCTATTTCGACGGAATCGGCGCCTACGCCACCACAAATGCGCCGCCCGTGATCGTCAGCGAGGGCGACGCCGGCCAGCCCGACCGCGTGATCGAAACGCTGCGAGGCGGCATCTCGGCGCGGCTCGACGCGGTGCTGGCGGAGCCTGCGGCGGGCATTGCGCGAGCGGTGATCAATGGCGACCAGAGTGCGGTGACCGAAGAGGCGCGAGAGATCATGGCCACGGCTGGCCTCGCGCACGTCCTTTCCATTTCCGGCCTGCATTTAACGCTGGTGGCCGGCGGGGTCTATTTCGCGCTGCGCCTGCTGCTGGCGGCGCTCGGCGGCGGCGCGGGACGTTTCTCGGCCAAACGCCTCGCGGCCATCGGCGGGATGATTTCCGCGCTCCTCTACTTTTCGATCTCTGGCGGCAACGTGGCGGCGATGCGTTCTACAATCATGATCCTCCTGGTGTTCGGGGCGATCCTCGCGGGACGCCGGGCGCTCACCATGCGAAACGTCGCCATCGCCGGGTTTCTCGTGATCGTCACCGACCCCGCCAGCGTATTCCGCCCCAGCTTCCAGCTCTCCTTTGCCGCCGTGGTCGCGCTGGTGGGAACCTATGAATCCTACCGGCCACGGATGGATCGGGAGCGATCCACGGTGCGCAAACTCGCCTCCTACTTCCTCGGTATTGCCGTAACGAGCCTGGTGGCTGGGGCGGCGACGGTGCTGTTCTCGATCTATCATTTCCAGCAGACGTCCCCGCTGGGTGTCGTGGGCAACCTGATCTCGCTTCCCCTGGTCGGCTTCGTGATGATGCCTGCAGCGCTCCTCGGCGTTCTAGCCATGCCGCTGGGGCTAGAGTGGTTGCCCATAACCATCATGGGCTGGTCCATCGACTGGATGCTTCAATGCGCAGCCGTGATCGCTTCATACAGCCGCCACGTCAGTGCCAGCCCGTTGCTGACGCCGGTTTCGCTTGTGATCGGTCTTGTCGCGCTCGCCTGGTTCGCGTTTCTAAACAGCCCCTGGCGCTTCTTGGGACCGGCGGCGGCGCTCCTTGCCGTATCACTTCTGACGCTCGACAAACCGCCCGATGTGTTGGTCGCAGATACAACGCAGGCCGTCGCCGTCCGCCAGGAAGGCGGCATGGGCCTCGCCTCAGGCAAGGCCAATTCCTTCGCCGTCGAAATCTGGCAGGAGACGTACTCGGAGCCGATTGAGAAGCTGACCGATGGACTTTTGTGCGACGCTCTCGGCTGCATCGCTCACGGGAAGGGCGGTTTCACGGTGGCTGTTGTACGTGATCAGGCCGCCTTCGGCGAAGATTGCCGCGCGGCAGACCTGGTTGTGACCCGCCTGACGGCGCCACGCTATTGCAGGGCCGCAACCACGGTTATCGACGCAACCGACCTGCGTCGGGGCGGCGTTCAATGGTTGCGCTGGCTGGGCGGAAGCTTCGAGATACGCCCGGCCATCACCGGGCTCAATCGCCCCTGGAGAGTCGCGCCACCGTGACCCCGGCCGCGGGGATGGTCTCGGACCCCACGACATAGTCCGCCTCATCGTCGGCCTTAACGAGCGTAGCGGGACCTGTGCCATAGTTGAAATAGACCCGGAACCCGTCGCGGACCCGGCAACGAACGCCGGCGGGCAGGTTGAGGGTGGGCAGGTTTGCTTCGTCCAGCATGCGGTCGATGACCCGCTGCATGAGCGAGCGGTCGCCGCTGGCGGCAAGATAGAACAGGCGGCCCTGAGAGACGAGCACGGGAAAGCCCTCCTCGTCCTCGAACTCAACTTCAGCGCGCGTTTCCAGCCGCTCACGCCAATGCCTCACCGCGCCGCCTCCGCGCACCGACACCTCGATCGCCGGATTGGTGCTATCCACGCGCACGACCTTGGCGTCGAGCATGTTGCGGGGGAGGTCGGGAGCCAGGCCCGACGGTATGGTGAAATTGCCAGTCTTCGAGCCCGTGCGCGGGCCAATCAGGAGATGTCCCTCGTAGTTGGCGAGGGCCGTGCGCAACTGGTCGCTCCAGGCGAAAAGCGCCGGGATGATGACGAGGTCGTAACCGGCAAAGCTGTCAGTCTGGGCCGAGAGAATGTCGACATCGACGCCACGCTTGCGCAGCGGCCCATACGCGGCCTTGACGTGGGCGTGGTGAGAAAAGCCCTTGGCCTGCGGCTGGACTGACCAGGCCCATTCGCTCTCATAGTCGTAGACGATGGCGACACGCGCCTTGCGCGCCTCGCCGCCGATGCCGGTGCTCTTGAGTTCCTGAGCGACCTGCAGCGCTTCGTTGTAGGCCGGCGCCGGTTCGCTGTCGGGCCGGAGCAGGCCGGCATGCATCTGCTCCTGGGCGGAATGATATTGGCGCCAGCGGAAATAGGACACCACCTCAGCCCCATGCGCGAAGGCCTCCCAGGCCCACAGGCGCGCCATGCCGGGCAGGGGGTCGGG from the Youhaiella tibetensis genome contains:
- the gltX gene encoding glutamate--tRNA ligase yields the protein MSKPVITRFAPSPTGYLHIGGARTALFNWAFSRHTGGKMLLRIEDTDRERSTDAAIEAIYDGLRWLGLDWDGDPILQFGRAARHAEVAHELLERGMAYKCYCSPEELNQMREEARAAGKPPRYNGYWRDRDPSEAPVGVAPVIRIKAPLSGEIVVQDHVQGKVVFKAENLDDFIILRSDGTPTYMLAVVVDDHDMGVTHIIRGDDHLTNAARQIVIYNGMGWEVPDMAHIPLIHGPDGAKLSKRHGALGVEAYRQMGYLPEAMRNYLARLGWSHGDDEIFTTDQMVDWFSLDSLNKGAARFDFVKLENINGHYIREAEPTRLYEVMLATAEEVARNADVVGLSQNKDTVLAALPELQPRAKTVLELIDLAQFIYAQRPLPIDASAAGQLTTDSRDMIGAFAEVLRGLNDWSVEAIDGAARAFAEARGLKLGKVAQPLRAALTGRTVSPGIFEVMVLIGKQETLDRLADQVALA
- a CDS encoding ComEC/Rec2 family competence protein; its protein translation is MSQTTEIEIELRGTGPPEGRARQTPTPAPPAILPKRDVRHGLRAAIGQALEERRLFVLLPFCVIAGLIASLEVSSAPQPWVLIADGVALTLILAASTQALTTLRLATVATAFWLGFSLLAIHGALFGTPMLSQPAYGTFQARVDEIISKTGSQQRIVVSDIRPVAETRGIEVRRARVFVRAGPDLEPGDIIETRFRFYSVPGPAVPGAFDAQFHSYFDGIGAYATTNAPPVIVSEGDAGQPDRVIETLRGGISARLDAVLAEPAAGIARAVINGDQSAVTEEAREIMATAGLAHVLSISGLHLTLVAGGVYFALRLLLAALGGGAGRFSAKRLAAIGGMISALLYFSISGGNVAAMRSTIMILLVFGAILAGRRALTMRNVAIAGFLVIVTDPASVFRPSFQLSFAAVVALVGTYESYRPRMDRERSTVRKLASYFLGIAVTSLVAGAATVLFSIYHFQQTSPLGVVGNLISLPLVGFVMMPAALLGVLAMPLGLEWLPITIMGWSIDWMLQCAAVIASYSRHVSASPLLTPVSLVIGLVALAWFAFLNSPWRFLGPAAALLAVSLLTLDKPPDVLVADTTQAVAVRQEGGMGLASGKANSFAVEIWQETYSEPIEKLTDGLLCDALGCIAHGKGGFTVAVVRDQAAFGEDCRAADLVVTRLTAPRYCRAATTVIDATDLRRGGVQWLRWLGGSFEIRPAITGLNRPWRVAPP